From a single Osmerus mordax isolate fOsmMor3 chromosome 14, fOsmMor3.pri, whole genome shotgun sequence genomic region:
- the ark2n gene encoding uncharacterized protein C18orf25 homolog isoform X1, with protein MKMADSEKSEEYLDSEILPECPSEEGSTGAAVRGEQDETLKTETTTTTSSPPGEKEVDSPLQTEGEPGLLSMPCLMKELRRDSPESQHASTGSDTKPATGRVYESDSSNPCMLSPSSSGHLADSDTLSSGEDAADTGHGGREGGTRDGGADPGMAIGGQTAVAVSGGRKSRRSRSESEMSTPNTMAAKKNRCHPSAAVAPGAGPEKQTNGRLAKVKGHRSQKHKERMRLLRQKREAAARKKYNLLQDSSTSDSDLTCDSSTSTSDDEDDEAAAGKTINTDIPAGFSRAEGSGVGAQVHGLLDGGPWDRNSIGGVLEEAMTRFAVMQRQTEERFRVWMEKLTRLDSEDDDDSSKHSSDPREGGRRRHHRHRAPRPSPPSSFLPSSESQETMTAYLLARENASLTPVPLNNNNNLLPEVATPNGNLDVSDPALLNV; from the exons ATGAAGATGGCCGACTCAGAGAAGTCAGAGGAGTATTTGGATTCTGAGATCCTCCCCGAGTGTCCTTCGGAAGAGGGGTCCACAGGTGCCGCAGTCAGAGGGGAGCAGGACGAGACACTGAAAACAGAGACGACGACCACCACTAGCTCTCCGcctggggagaaggaggtggacagCCCCCtgcagacggagggagagccgGGCCTGCTCTCCATGCCCTGCCTGATGAAGGAGCTCCGCAGAGACTCCCCAGAGTCCCAGCACGCGTCCACAGGCAGCGATACAAAGCCTGCCACTGGACGGGTCTACGAGAGCGACTCCTCCAACCCCTGCatgctgtccccctcctccagcggcCACCTGGCCGACTCAGACACGCTGTCCTCGGGGGAGGACGCAGCGGACACCGGGcacggaggaagggaggggggaactaGGGACGGTGGGGCCGACCCGGGGATGGCAATAGGCGGCCAGACGGCAGTGGCCGTGTCGGGGGGGCGCAAGTCTCGGCGCTCGCGCTCCGAAAGCGAGATGTCCACCCCCAACACAATGGCCGCAAAGAAGAACCGCTGTCATCCGTCTGCGGCAGTGGCCCCCGGTGCCGGGCCGGAGAAGCAGACCAACGGGCGTCTggcaaaggtcaaaggtcaccggAGCCAGAAGCACAAGGAGCGCATGCGTCTGCTGAGGCAGAAGAGGGAGGCTGCGGCGAGGAAGAAGTACAACCTGCTGCAGGACAGCAGTACGAGCGACAGTGACCTCACCTGTGACTCCAGCACCAGCACCTCTGACGACGAGGACGACGAGGCTGCCGCTGGCAAGACAATCAACACAGACATCCCAG CTGGCTTCAGCCGTGCGGAGGGATCCGGAGTGGGCGCTCAGGTCCACGGCCTGCTGGACGGCGGCCCGTGGGACAGGAACAGCATTGGCGGCGTCCTGGAGGAGGCCATGACGCGCTTCGCCGTGATGCAGCGGCAGACCGAGGAGCGCTTCCGCGTGTGGATGGAGAAGCTCACGCGCCTCGACTCGGAGGACGACGACGACTCGTCCAAGCACTCGAGCGACCCCCGGGAGGGCGGCCGCCGCCGCCACCACCGCCACCGGGCGCCGCGCCCGTCCCCGCCCAGCTCCTTCCTGCCGTCCTCGGAGTCGCAGGAGACCATGACGGCGTACCTGTTGGCGCGGGAGAACGCCAGCCTGACGCCCGTGcccctcaacaacaacaacaacctctTGCCGGAAGTGGCCACTCCGAACGGCAACCTGGACGTGTCCGACCCCGCCCTGCTGAACGTTTAG
- the hwa gene encoding protein huluwa produces the protein MSQINPSPNSNLAEGLPITSLTLLVLLLIPCVVLLLLLNCLFLGYKFLILSRRKRKREDSDSTLLQSTHSTHQRITRISEKPLLPNQDGKRTYLSMSEPMLVPPVTSSRTSSRGKVALDPRGIHLLRPNGTTGGGSGSLRSPSTILATSSTTPNSRPDLHRKSCMYSKSKWCWSAPVLPLSSDSETERTHRAPPNTPCVELGHMRRSSTMELQNVAIDSPEHFFDKVMFECEYASIPPEASCIAASVNCSTVGPGLDSDFGASAGVSLRILSADSDGLCNGASASALEWDYYYYDPCYVRQNNIPKHKHHRPAMHSRQYWV, from the exons ATGTCTCAAATAAACCCATCACCAAACTCAAATCTCGCTGAAGGTTTACCAATCACAAGTTTGACCCTACTTGTTCTCCTTCTTATACCGTGCGTAGTTCTTTTGCTACTGTTGAACTGCCTGTTTCTCGGTTACAAATTCCTAATATTAtccaggagaaaaagaaaacgaGAGGATTCTGACAGCACACTTCTACAGTCGACTCACTCGACCCACCAGAGAATCACCAGAATATCTGAAAAACCCTTGTTACCCAATCAGGATGGGAAAAGAACATATTTGTCCATGTCGGAACCAATGTTGGTACCACCCGTGACATCTTCAAGAACATCTTCAcggggaaaggttgctttggatcCGAGAGGGATTCACTTGTTGCGGCCAAATGGAACGACAGGAGGAGGATCGGGGTCTCTGAGGTCCCCCAGCACAATCCTAGCGACCTCGTCAACAACGCCCAACTCGAGGCCCGACTTGCACCGCAAGTCCTGCATGTACAGCAAAAGTAAATGGTGCTGGAGCGCCCCAGTCTTACCCCTTTCCAGTGACTCTGAGACGGAACGGACACACCGTGCGCCCCCCAATACACCATGT GTTGAATTGGGCCATATGCGCCGCAGCAGTACAATGGAGCTGCAGAATGTAGCGATCGACTCTCCTGAGCACTTTTTTGACAAGGTCATGTTTGAGTGCGAGTACGCTagcattccccccgaggcttCCTGTATTGCCGCATCTGTCAACTGCTCCACCGTGGGGCCGGGACTTGACAGCGACTTTGGTGCAAGTGcag GTGTCTCTCTCCGGATCTTGTCCGCTGACAGCGACGGTCTTTGTAACGGGGCCTCTGCCTCGGCCTTGGAGTGGGATTACTACTACTACGACCCTTGCTACGTCAGACAGAACAACATACCCAAGCACAAACACCACCGACCTGCAATGCATAGCAGGCAGTACTGGGTGTAA
- the ark2n gene encoding uncharacterized protein C18orf25 homolog isoform X3, producing MKMADSEKSEEYLDSEILPECPSEEGSTGAAVRGEQDETLKTETTTTTSSPPGEKEVDSPLQTEGEPGLLSMPCLMKELRRDSPESQHASTGSDTKPATGRVYESDSSNPCMLSPSSSGHLADSDTLSSGEDAADTGHGGREGGTRDGGADPGMAIGGQTAVAVSGGRKSRRSRSESEMSTPNTMAAKKNRCHPSAAVAPGAGPEKQTNGRLAKVKGHRSQKHKERMRLLRQKREAAARKKYNLLQDSSTSDSDLTCDSSTSTSDDEDDEAAAGKTINTDIPDGPPVEGHYDISDTDSNLESVNVGTVRTTVIRQDVNPLRDQEMAARRPMGCIRALHSLPGHMEAELAHREPAQHKGQMELASSDSEVEIVGVQENSRCAHPRGGVIQSLSSWTPNSVEPYSSGRQGQLWTTMSPQPNWVSPPEVVDLTLDEDTRHKYLL from the exons ATGAAGATGGCCGACTCAGAGAAGTCAGAGGAGTATTTGGATTCTGAGATCCTCCCCGAGTGTCCTTCGGAAGAGGGGTCCACAGGTGCCGCAGTCAGAGGGGAGCAGGACGAGACACTGAAAACAGAGACGACGACCACCACTAGCTCTCCGcctggggagaaggaggtggacagCCCCCtgcagacggagggagagccgGGCCTGCTCTCCATGCCCTGCCTGATGAAGGAGCTCCGCAGAGACTCCCCAGAGTCCCAGCACGCGTCCACAGGCAGCGATACAAAGCCTGCCACTGGACGGGTCTACGAGAGCGACTCCTCCAACCCCTGCatgctgtccccctcctccagcggcCACCTGGCCGACTCAGACACGCTGTCCTCGGGGGAGGACGCAGCGGACACCGGGcacggaggaagggaggggggaactaGGGACGGTGGGGCCGACCCGGGGATGGCAATAGGCGGCCAGACGGCAGTGGCCGTGTCGGGGGGGCGCAAGTCTCGGCGCTCGCGCTCCGAAAGCGAGATGTCCACCCCCAACACAATGGCCGCAAAGAAGAACCGCTGTCATCCGTCTGCGGCAGTGGCCCCCGGTGCCGGGCCGGAGAAGCAGACCAACGGGCGTCTggcaaaggtcaaaggtcaccggAGCCAGAAGCACAAGGAGCGCATGCGTCTGCTGAGGCAGAAGAGGGAGGCTGCGGCGAGGAAGAAGTACAACCTGCTGCAGGACAGCAGTACGAGCGACAGTGACCTCACCTGTGACTCCAGCACCAGCACCTCTGACGACGAGGACGACGAGGCTGCCGCTGGCAAGACAATCAACACAGACATCCCAG ACGGGCCTCCAGTAGAGGGCCACTATGATATTTCAGACACTGATTCTAACCTGGAGAGTGTGAATGTGGGGACTGTCCGGACCACGGTGATAAGGCAGGATGTAAACCCCCTCAGGGACCAGGAGATGGCAGCCAGGCGCCCTATGGGGTGTATAAGAGCGCTCCACTCTCTCCCAG gccaCATGGAGGCAGAGCTGGCCCACAGGGAGCCCGCCCAGCACAAGGGCCAGATGGAGTTGGCCTCTTCCGACAGTGAGGTGGAGATAGTCGGGGTGCAAGAGAACTCAAG ATGCGCCCATCCCAGAGGAGGGGTGATCCAGAGCCTGTCCTCCTGGACACCAAACTCCGTGGAGCCCTACAGCAGTGGCCGGCAGGGCCAGCTCTGGACTACCATGTCCCCACAGCCCAACTGGGTGTCCCCCCCGGAGGTCGTGGACCTCACCCTGGACGAGGACACCCGACACAAATACCTACTCTGA
- the ark2n gene encoding uncharacterized protein C18orf25 homolog isoform X2, whose translation MKMADSEKSEEYLDSEILPECPSEEGSTGAAVRGEQDETLKTETTTTTSSPPGEKEVDSPLQTEGEPGLLSMPCLMKELRRDSPESQHASTGSDTKPATGRVYESDSSNPCMLSPSSSGHLADSDTLSSGEDAADTGHGGREGGTRDGGADPGMAIGGQTAVAVSGGRKSRRSRSESEMSTPNTMAAKKNRCHPSAAVAPGAGPEKQTNGRLAKVKGHRSQKHKERMRLLRQKREAAARKKYNLLQDSSTSDSDLTCDSSTSTSDDEDDEAAAGKTINTDIPGHMEAELAHREPAQHKGQMELASSDSEVEIVGVQENSRCAHPRGGVIQSLSSWTPNSVEPYSSGRQGQLWTTMSPQPNWVSPPEVVDLTLDEDTRHKYLL comes from the exons ATGAAGATGGCCGACTCAGAGAAGTCAGAGGAGTATTTGGATTCTGAGATCCTCCCCGAGTGTCCTTCGGAAGAGGGGTCCACAGGTGCCGCAGTCAGAGGGGAGCAGGACGAGACACTGAAAACAGAGACGACGACCACCACTAGCTCTCCGcctggggagaaggaggtggacagCCCCCtgcagacggagggagagccgGGCCTGCTCTCCATGCCCTGCCTGATGAAGGAGCTCCGCAGAGACTCCCCAGAGTCCCAGCACGCGTCCACAGGCAGCGATACAAAGCCTGCCACTGGACGGGTCTACGAGAGCGACTCCTCCAACCCCTGCatgctgtccccctcctccagcggcCACCTGGCCGACTCAGACACGCTGTCCTCGGGGGAGGACGCAGCGGACACCGGGcacggaggaagggaggggggaactaGGGACGGTGGGGCCGACCCGGGGATGGCAATAGGCGGCCAGACGGCAGTGGCCGTGTCGGGGGGGCGCAAGTCTCGGCGCTCGCGCTCCGAAAGCGAGATGTCCACCCCCAACACAATGGCCGCAAAGAAGAACCGCTGTCATCCGTCTGCGGCAGTGGCCCCCGGTGCCGGGCCGGAGAAGCAGACCAACGGGCGTCTggcaaaggtcaaaggtcaccggAGCCAGAAGCACAAGGAGCGCATGCGTCTGCTGAGGCAGAAGAGGGAGGCTGCGGCGAGGAAGAAGTACAACCTGCTGCAGGACAGCAGTACGAGCGACAGTGACCTCACCTGTGACTCCAGCACCAGCACCTCTGACGACGAGGACGACGAGGCTGCCGCTGGCAAGACAATCAACACAGACATCCCAG gccaCATGGAGGCAGAGCTGGCCCACAGGGAGCCCGCCCAGCACAAGGGCCAGATGGAGTTGGCCTCTTCCGACAGTGAGGTGGAGATAGTCGGGGTGCAAGAGAACTCAAG ATGCGCCCATCCCAGAGGAGGGGTGATCCAGAGCCTGTCCTCCTGGACACCAAACTCCGTGGAGCCCTACAGCAGTGGCCGGCAGGGCCAGCTCTGGACTACCATGTCCCCACAGCCCAACTGGGTGTCCCCCCCGGAGGTCGTGGACCTCACCCTGGACGAGGACACCCGACACAAATACCTACTCTGA
- the atp5fa1 gene encoding ATP synthase subunit alpha, mitochondrial — MLSVRVAAALARTLPRRAGFVSKSLPVACVGVKHLHTSRPWLVKTGTAEVSSILEEKIMGAETSSDLEETGRVLSIGDGIARVYGLRNVQAEEMVEFSSGLKGMSLNLEPDNVGVVVFGNDKLIKEGDIVKRTGAIVDVPVGEELLGRVVDALGNAIDGKGPLGSSIRRRVGLKAPGIIPRISVREPMQTGIKAVDSLVPIGRGQRELIIGDRQTGKTAIAIDTIINQKRFNEGTEEKKKLYCIYVAIGQKRSTVAQLVKRLTDADAMKYTIVVSATASDAAPLQYLAPYSGCSMGEFFRDNGKHALIIYDDLSKQAVAYRQMSLLLRRPPGREAYPGDVFYLHSRLLERAAKMNDNFGGGSLTALPVIETQAGDVSAYIPTNVISITDGQIFLETELFYKGIRPAINVGLSVSRVGSAAQTKAMKQVAGTMKLELAQYREVAAFAQFGSDLDAATQQLLNRGVRLTELLKQGQYCPMAIEEQVTVIYAGVRGHLDKMEPSKITKFEKAFLQHVLSQHQDLLATIRADGSISPDSDTKLKQIVLTFLSSFE, encoded by the exons ATGCTGTCAGTTCGTGTCGCTGCGGCCCTTGCCCGCACTCTGCCAAGACGGGCCGGATTT GTTTCCAAAAGTCTCCCCGTTGCATGTGTAGGAGTCAAGCACCTCCACACCAGCAGACCATGGCTGGTGAAGACAG GCACTGCGGAGGTGTCATCAATCCTGGAGGAGAAGATAATGGGGGCTGAAACCAGCAGCGACCTGGAGGAGACTGGCCGCGTGCTGTCCATTGGTGACGGTATTGCCAGGGTGTACGGTCTGAGGAACGTCCAGGCTGAGGAGATGGTGGAGTTCTCCTCTGGACTCAAA gGCATGTCTCTGAACTTGGAGCCCGACAACGttggtgtggtggtgtttggTAACGACAAGCTGATCAAGGAGGGGGACATCGTGAAGAGGACAGGCGCCATCGTGGACGTGCCCgtgggggaggagctgctgggcCGCGTGGTGGATGCTCTGGGAAACGCCATCGATGGCAAG GGTCCCCTGGGCTCCAGTATCCGCAGGCGTGTGGGCCTGAAGGCCCCTGGCATCATCCCTCGTATCTCTGTGAGGGAGCCCATGCAGACTGGCATCAAGGCCGTCGACAGCTTGGTGCCCATTGGCCGTGGCCAGCGTGAGCTTATCATTGGTGACAGGCAGACTGG CAAAACCGCCATTGCCATCGACACCATCATCAACCAGAAGCGCTTCAACGAGGGcacggaggagaagaagaagctgtACTGCATCTACGTGGCCATCGGCCAGAAGAGGTCCACCGTGGCCCAGCTGGTCAAGAGGCTGACTGACGCCGACGCCATGAAGTACACCATTGTGGTGTCGGCCACAGCCTCCGACGCCGCCCCCCTGCAGTACCTGGCCCCCTACTCCGGCTGCTCCATGGGCGAGTTCTTCAGGGACAACGGCAAGCACGCCCTCATCATCTACGACGATCTGTCCAAGCAG gctgTGGCCTACCGCCAGATGTCCCTGCTGCTGCGTCGCCCCCCCGGCCGCGAGGCCTACCCCGGAGACGTCTTCTACCTGCACTCCCGTCTGCTGGAGAGAGCGGCCAAGATGAACGACAACTTTGGAGGCGGATCCCTGACTGCTCTGCCCGTCATCGAGACCCAGGCTGGTGATGTGTCGGCCTACATTCCAACCAACGTCATCTCCATCACAGacggacag ATCTTCCTGGAGACTGAGCTGTTCTACAAGGGTATCCGTCCCGCCATCAATGTGGGTCTGTCTGTATCCCGTGTCGGCTCCGCTGCCCAGACCAAAGCTATGAAGCAG GTGGCTGGTACCATGAAGCTGGAGTTGGCCCAGTACCGTGAGGTGGCTGCCTTCGCCCAGTTCGGCTCTGACCTTGACGCCGCCACCCAGCAGCTGCTGAACCGTGGAGTCCGTCTGACGGAGCTCCTGAAGCAGGGACAGTACT GCCCCATGGCCATTGAGGAGCAGGTGACAGTCATCTACGCCGGTGTGAGGGGACACTTGGACAAAATGGAGCCCAGCAAGATCACAAAGTTCGAGAAGGCTTTCCTGCAGCATGTTCTTAGCCAACACCAGGACCTCCTGGCAACAATTAG GGCCGATGGCTCAATCTCACCGGACTCAGATACCAAGCTGAAGCAGATCGTCTTGACCTTCCTTTCAAGCTTCGAGTAA
- the LOC136956530 gene encoding transitional endoplasmic reticulum ATPase-like, which produces MASGGESKSDDLSTAILKQKTRPNRLIVDESINEDNSVVSLSQAKMDELQLFRGDTVLMKGKKRRESVCIVLSDDTCSDEKVRMNRVVRNNLRVRLGDVISIQPCPDVKYGKRIHVLPIDDTVEGITGNLFEVYLKPYFLEAYRPIRRGDIFLVRGGMRAVEFKVVETDPNPYCIVAPDTVIHCEGEPIKREDEEESLNEVGYDDIGGVRKQLAQIKEMVELPLRHPALFKAIGVKPPRGILLYGPPGTGKTLIARAVANETGAFFFLINGPEIMSKLAGESESNLRKAFEEAEKNAPAIIFIDELDAIAPKREKTHGEVERRIVSQLLTLMDGLKQRAHVIVMAATNRPNSIDPALRRFGRFDREVDIGIPDATGRLEILQIHTKNMKLADDVDLEQVANETHGHVGADLAALCSEAALQAIRKKMDLIDLEDDTIDAEVMSSLCVTMDDFRWALSQSNPSALRETVVEVPNISWEDIGGLEDVKRELQELVQYPVEHPDKFLKFGMTPSKGVLFYGPPGCGKTLLAKAIANECQANFISIKGPELLTMWFGESEANVREIFDKARQAAPCVLFFDELDSIAKARGGNVGDGGGAADRVINQILTEMDGMSSKKNVFIIGATNRPDIIDPAILRPGRLDQLIYIPLPDEKSRINILQANLRKSPIAKEVDLDFLAKMTNGFSGADLTEICQRACKLAIRESIENEIRRERERQTNPSAMEVEEDDPVPEIRKDHFEEAMRFARRSVSDNDIRKYEMFAQTLQQSRGFGSFRFPTSTQPGTGPSQGTAGGSGGTVFNEDNDDDLYG; this is translated from the exons ATGGCTTCAGGAGGAGA ATCGAAGAGTGATGACCTTTCCACTGCAATTTTAAAGCAGAAAACCAGGCCCAACCGCTTGATAGTGGATGAATCAATCAATGAGGACAATAGTGTGGTCTCTCTGTCCCAG GCCAAGATGGATGAGCTGCAGCTTTTCAGGGGGGACACGGTTCTGATGAAGGGCAAGAAGCGGCGGGAGAGCGTCTGCATCGTGCTCTCCGACGACACCTGCTCCGACGAGAAGGTCCGCATGAACCGCGTTGTCCGTAACAACCTGAGAGTCCGGCTGGGAGACGTCATCAG TATCCAGCCCTGCCCAGACGTGAAGTACGGGAAACGAATCCACGTCTTGCCCATTGATGACACAGTGGAGGGCATCACAGGGAACCTGTTTGAGGTCTACCTCAAGCCCTACTTCCTGGAGGCCTACAGGCCCATTAGAAGAG GGGACATCTTCCTGGTAAGGGGGGGCATGCGTGCCGTGGAGTTCAAGGTGGTGGAGACAGACCCCAACCCCTACTGCATTGTTGCCCCTGACACAGTCATCCACTGTGAGGGCGAGCCAATCAAGAGAGAG GACGAGGAGGAGTCTCTGAATGAAGTGGGTTATGATGACATCGGGGGCGTGAGGAAGCAGCTGGCTCAGATCAAGGAGATGGTGGAGCTGCCCCTCAGACACCCTGCTCTGTTCAAGGCCATCGGAGTCAAG cctccaaggGGAATCCTGCTGTACGGGCCCCCTGGAACAGGAAAGACTCTGATTGCTCGAGCCGTAGCCAATGAGACTGgagccttcttcttcctcatcaATG GCCCTGAGATCATGAGCAAGCTGGCCGGGGAGTCGGAGAGTAACCTGAGGAAGGCATTCGAGGAGGCGGAGAAGAACGCTCCCGCCATCATCTTCATCGACGAGCTGGACGCCATCGCACCCAAGAGAGAGAAG acacacggagaggtggagaggcgcATTGTGTCCCAGCTCCTCACACTCATGGACGGTCTCAAGCAGAGGGCTCACGTCATCGTCATGGCAGCCACCAACAGACCAAACAGCATTGACCCGGCCCTCAGGCGATTTG GGCGTTTTGACCGAGAGGTGGACATTGGGATCCCTGACGCGACAGGCAGACTAGAGATCCTCCAGATCCACACCAAGAACATGAAGCTGGCTGATGACGTGGACCTTGAGCAG GTGGCCAACGAGACCCACGGCCACGTGGGCGCCGACCTGGCGGCGCTGTGCTCCGAGGCCGCCCTGCAGGCCATCAGGAAGAAGATGGACCTGATCGACCTGGAGGACGACACCATCGACGCCGAGGTCATGAGCTCCCTGTGCGTCACCATGGACGACTTCAGG TGGGCGCTGAGCCAGAGCAACCCCTCTGCCCTGAGGGAGACGGTGGTGGAGGTGCCCAACATCTCCTGGGAGGACATCGGAGGCCTGGAGGACGTCAAGAGGGAGCTGCAGGAGCTTGTACAG tacCCAGTGGAGCATCCCGACAAGTTCCTGAAGTTCGGCATGACCCCGTCCAAGGGCGTGCTGTTCTACGGCCCCCCCGGCTGCGGCAAGACCCTGCTGGCCAAGGCCATCGCCAACGAGTGCCAGGCCAACTTCATCTCCATCAAGGGGCCCGAGCTGCTCACCATGTGGTTCGGGGAGTCCGAGGCCAACGTCAGGGAGATCTTTGACAAG gccCGCCAGGCTGCGCCCTGCGTCCTCTTCTTCGACGAGCTCGACTCCATCGCCAAGGCCCGCGGCGGCAACGTGGGCGACGGCGGCGGCGCGGCCGACCGCGTCATCAACCAGATCCTGACGGAGATGGACGGCATGTCCAGCAAGAAGAACGTGTTCATCATCGGCGCCACCAACAGGCCCGACATCATCGACCCGGCCATCCTGCGTCCCGGCCGCCTGGACCAGCTCATCTACATCCCCCTGCCCGACGAGAAGAGCCGGATCAACATCCTCCAGGCCAACCTCCGCAAGTCTCCCATCGCCAAG GAAGTGGACCTGGACTTCCTGGCCAAGATGACCAATGGCTTCTCAGGCGCTGACCTGACTGAGATCTGCCAGAGAGCCTGCAAGCTGGCCATCAGAGAGAGCATCGAGAACGAgatcaggagggagagggagagacagaccaaCCCCTCCGCCATG gaggtggaggaggacgacCCAGTGCCAGAGATCCGTAAGGACCACTTCGAGGAGGCCATGCGCTTCGCCCGCCGCTCCGTCAGCGACAACGACATCCGCAAGTACGAGATGTTCGCCCAGACGCTGCAGCAGAGCAGGGGCTTCGGCAGCTTCAG gttCCCCACCAGCACCCAGCCTGGAACAGGGCCCAGCCAGGGCACGGCTGGCGGCAGCGGAGGCACCGTCTTCAACGAGGACAACGACGACGACCTCTACGGCTAA
- the haus1 gene encoding HAUS augmin-like complex subunit 1: MCEKSKKVSQWLSSVFGDQPVPQYEVNTRTVDILYELAVASEKRCNETVLLIEDHKQKASEYQADATHLQDVVLQGVGLSAGSLSKPSSDYLSVLVSSAMVLGIKDTSLGSFIPAMNNLTNELLEAEKYDRRLDRELKTVRKKLADTLVLRKTLQEDLDKTKDAQAIESAKAEERLLNMDFVKAKSKDLSFRNNMSADQLAKRHMENRLSHQSLMELSEEVATLKQEIVPLTKKLEPYRDLSPNLSLAQVKIEEAKRELAAIDAELEAKVDFMNASIPKGRPL, from the exons ATGTGTGAAAAAAGCAAAAAG GTTAGCCAGTGGCTCAGCTCAGTCTTTGGAGATCAGCCGGTTCCACAATATGAGGTCAACACACGAACTGTGGACATACTATACGAGCTCGCTGTAGCAAGTGAGAAAAGATGCAACGAGACAGTTTTGCTCATTGAGGACCACAAACAGAAAGCCTCTGAATATCAGGCTGATG CCACCCATCTCCAGGATGTTGTTTTACAAGGAGTAGGCCTGTCTGCGGGAAGTTTGTCAAAACCTTCatctgactacctgtctgtcttggTGTCCAGTGCCATGGTGCTTGGAATCAAAGACACTTCCCTCGGAAG CTTTATTCCTGCAATGAATAATTTGACCAACGAGCTCCTGGAAGCTGAGAAATACGACAGGAGACTTGACCGAGAGCTCAAAACAGTCAGGAAAAAACTAGCAGACACTTTGGTTCTACGGAAGACTTTACAGGA GGACCTTGACAAAACAAAGGATGCTCAGGCGATAGAGTCCGCCaaggcagaggagaggctgcTGAACATGGATTTTGTGAAAGCAAAATCCAAAGATCTGTCATTCCGGAACAATATGTCCGCG GATCAGCTTGCAAAGAGGCACATGGAGAATCGTCTCTCCCACCAGTCACTGATGGAGCTTTCGGAG GAGGTTGCCACGTTGAAACAGGAAATTGTGCCTTTGACAAAGAAGCTGGAACCTTATAGAGACTTGAGCCCT AACCTTTCTCTTGCACAAGTGAAGATTGAAGAGGCAAAGAGGGAATTG GCTGCCATTGATGCTGAACTCGAGGCGAAGGTGGACTTCATGAATGCGTCCATACCTAAAGGAAGACCCTTGTAA